One Cryptomeria japonica chromosome 9, Sugi_1.0, whole genome shotgun sequence genomic window carries:
- the LOC131039481 gene encoding serine/arginine-rich splicing factor RS40 isoform X3, which produces MDDERDAEDAIRGLDNTEFGRQRRRLCVEWTKHADRGSRRSEGGRRSSTNLKPTKTLFVINFDPYTTRVRDLERHFEPYGKLVNVRIRRNFAFVQYESQEEATKALDSTNMSKVLDRVITVEYAQREDGDRRGGRASPVRRGGYGRPGGRERSASPVYGRRRGSPDYGRAPSPVYARRVERGSPDYGRAPSPIYARRPERGSADYGREASPVNERYRSRSPVRPSRS; this is translated from the exons ATGGATGATGAGCGTGATGCTGAGGATGCAATCCGAGGACTTGACAACACAGAATTTGGGAGGCAGCGACGCCGGCTGTGTGTAGAGTGGACAAAG CATGCAGATCGAGGTAGTCGCCGATCTGAAGGTGGTAGGAGGTCTTCTACAAATTTGAAGCCAACAAAGACATTATTTGTGATAAATTTTGATCCATATACCACCAGGGTTAGAGATCTTGAGAGACATTTTGAGCCTTACGGTAAGCTGGTAAATGTAAGGATTAGAAGGAACTTTGCATTCGTGCAGTACGAATCACAAGAAGAAGCAACAAAGGCCTTAGACTCTACAAATATGAG CAAAGTATTGGATAGAGTTATTACAGTAGAATATGCTCAGCGGGAGGATGGTGATAGAAGAGGTGGTCGTGCAAGTCCTGTTCGAAGAGGTGGTTATGGGAGACCTGGTGGTCGTGAAAGATCTGCAAGTCCTGTATATGGTAGGCGTAGGGGCAGTCCTGACTATGGCAGGGCTCCAAGTCCTGTCTATGCAAGGCGAGTGGAGAGAGGAAGTCCTGATTATGGTAGGGCTCCAAGTCCAATTTATGCCAGGCGCCCAGAGAGGGGCAGCGCTGATTATGGCAGGGAGGCAAGTCCTGTTAATGAACGGTACCGGAG TCGATCACCAGTGAGACCTTCAAGATCCTAA
- the LOC131039481 gene encoding serine/arginine-rich splicing factor RS40 isoform X2, which translates to MQGYAFIYMDDERDAEDAIRGLDNTEFGRQRRRLCVEWTKHADRGSRRSEGGRRSSTNLKPTKTLFVINFDPYTTRVRDLERHFEPYGKLVNVRIRRNFAFVQYESQEEATKALDSTNMSKVLDRVITVEYAQREDGDRRGGRASPVRRGGYGRPGGRERSASPVYGRRRGSPDYGRAPSPVYARRVERGSPDYGRAPSPIYARRPERGSADYGREASPVNERYRSRSPVRPSRS; encoded by the exons ATGCAAG GATATGCATTTATCTATATGGATGATGAGCGTGATGCTGAGGATGCAATCCGAGGACTTGACAACACAGAATTTGGGAGGCAGCGACGCCGGCTGTGTGTAGAGTGGACAAAG CATGCAGATCGAGGTAGTCGCCGATCTGAAGGTGGTAGGAGGTCTTCTACAAATTTGAAGCCAACAAAGACATTATTTGTGATAAATTTTGATCCATATACCACCAGGGTTAGAGATCTTGAGAGACATTTTGAGCCTTACGGTAAGCTGGTAAATGTAAGGATTAGAAGGAACTTTGCATTCGTGCAGTACGAATCACAAGAAGAAGCAACAAAGGCCTTAGACTCTACAAATATGAG CAAAGTATTGGATAGAGTTATTACAGTAGAATATGCTCAGCGGGAGGATGGTGATAGAAGAGGTGGTCGTGCAAGTCCTGTTCGAAGAGGTGGTTATGGGAGACCTGGTGGTCGTGAAAGATCTGCAAGTCCTGTATATGGTAGGCGTAGGGGCAGTCCTGACTATGGCAGGGCTCCAAGTCCTGTCTATGCAAGGCGAGTGGAGAGAGGAAGTCCTGATTATGGTAGGGCTCCAAGTCCAATTTATGCCAGGCGCCCAGAGAGGGGCAGCGCTGATTATGGCAGGGAGGCAAGTCCTGTTAATGAACGGTACCGGAG TCGATCACCAGTGAGACCTTCAAGATCCTAA